In the genome of Anabaena cylindrica PCC 7122, the window CCACAGAATGGAACGCACTAACTCTAAAAGCTCATCGGCAACTTTCTGACGTTGATTTGATTTTTGAACAGCAGTAAATCGAAAACAAGTTAATTCAGAATCAATTCTTTTGATAACACCTCCTGATTTAATTATTCTGCACCAATAGTCATAATCCATAACAAAGTAAAGTTCTTCTTTAAATAAACCAACTGTTTCTGTAATTCTTCTGCTCCAAAAAACTTCCGGTTGCACCAATTGGCGTTTTTTCCACCATACATCCCACAGATCTAAAATTTCTTCTAGCTTTTGGATATTACCAAATTGCTCACCAATTTTCTCACCTTGCTGATTGACATAACGACATTTGCCATGTAATAAATCAGTCTCAGGAAATTGGTTAAAATGTTCAGCAACCTTAAAAAGTGTTTCTGGTAGATAATAATCATCACTGTTGAGATAAGCTATGATGTCACCTGTTGCTTTCTCAAGACCTTTATTAATAGCATGGGTTTGGCCTTTATCAGGTTCACTTACCCAATAGGCGAGATGCTTTTCATATTTTTTGATTATATCGAGTGTATTGTCTGTACTACCTCCATCAATAATTATATACTCAAGGTTTGGGTATTTTTGATCTAAGACTGAACAAATAGTTTCCTCAATAAAATGTCCCTGATTATAAGATGGCGTAATAATGCTAATCTTTAAATATTTATCGTTCATTGTTATTAATTAAAATTTAGAGTGGAGAGATTTAATTACAGTCAAAAGGAATATGAAAGGCATTGGCCAATATCTAATTTTGTTAGAAATTTAGTTAGCTGTATCCATGATGTTTCATGGTAGCGCCCAAATATTCATGAATTAAATTTAGTTGCTCAGAAGTAAGTTTTTCAGTCCACTGCTTATTAGTTGCTTCACCTATAAACTGAAATTTATCTGATCTTTCATGTTCTGGCATTCCTTTGCTTTCTTTAGAACGCATTTTATCAACGGCTGCTGCTTGAATAGCACGTTGTACATCTTCTGAAAGAATCTGAATACCTAAAATTTTTCCCAGTTTGAGAAGTTCTGGCTCAGGGTTTACTAACAGGTCTTCATAGCGAATAATTTCCAGTTCAACGCCACTATTTTGACTTCCCAAACCTACCCAAGAATTAATATGTTCTTGCCAAGAGCAAGGCCAAATGCGTCCGCTGATCCAATCTAAAAAAAATTCATCAAACCCTAGGGGATAGCCCCTCAATATTTTTTTATATTTGTAGTAAGAAATTACAACAT includes:
- a CDS encoding sulfotransferase domain-containing protein, with the translated sequence MLITSFMSRSLSKLRSLSKPDFPEIFKPTENDIYLVSYPRSGNTWMRVIMAELLYKKSGESVADIQYYVPDIHRKTYAKDVINSEFNLIKSHHLYRKDFKQVTNYKKVIYLIRDPRDVVISYYKYKKILRGYPLGFDEFFLDWISGRIWPCSWQEHINSWVGLGSQNSGVELEIIRYEDLLVNPEPELLKLGKILGIQILSEDVQRAIQAAAVDKMRSKESKGMPEHERSDKFQFIGEATNKQWTEKLTSEQLNLIHEYLGATMKHHGYS
- a CDS encoding glycosyltransferase family 2 protein; its protein translation is MNDKYLKISIITPSYNQGHFIEETICSVLDQKYPNLEYIIIDGGSTDNTLDIIKKYEKHLAYWVSEPDKGQTHAINKGLEKATGDIIAYLNSDDYYLPETLFKVAEHFNQFPETDLLHGKCRYVNQQGEKIGEQFGNIQKLEEILDLWDVWWKKRQLVQPEVFWSRRITETVGLFKEELYFVMDYDYWCRIIKSGGVIKRIDSELTCFRFTAVQKSNQRQKVADELLELVRSILWDRTVPISLKHRLSLQGKWLYQVKFLCQVEQSVISCDKKLIRWLKTFKTVVQFPQILLASSFQSRFKHWFMRF